In the Necator americanus strain Aroian chromosome X, whole genome shotgun sequence genome, AGGTAAAAGATGAAGGTGAAACGTACTATAGAAATGTGTGCGTATACTGATACCATCGATAACGTCGGAATTGCTGCAGAAGTTTCGGATTTTGACACTGCCAtcaatttcattgattttgacCTACGGTTGCACCAGAGGAGGTAGAAACTTGACACCTGGGGTTTTTACACGTGCTGATCACAAAGTGATAACCATTCCAAACGAAAATTTCATCACTCTACTGATTTATTCCTATACAGAGACAGTATATAAAAAAGGTATCCATATTATCTCCGAGCTATAACAAAATCCTCACTTTTAATTTCGGAAAGTCGTCCCTCTTTTACAGAATGTGAAAGGTCCTCTTACGAGATCTGTTCCTCACATTTAAAACACCTCGCATGAGTCAATCATCAATACGGCTAAAATAAACAGTGAAACCCATGGCGAGAGGAGTGGGTTGCGAATATTGGACGAATATATCCAGCAGACTTCAAGCAAGAGTATGCACCAAACTTCGCTATCCTTTGAAACATAATAATCAGTTTTACGACGATAAGCTTTGAAAGATCAAGACTCTGTTAGAACTGTTCGATGcaagttttgagaaaatctACAGGCATAGAAAGAAATCATTAGTGTCGCTGCAGGCAGTGTCGTATTTAGACAACACGACAACCCTTCCTTACTTCGCTTTGTGTTGTTTTCAGTGTTACATATACCGCATATGGCTGTTTATGCATTGTTTATGATGTGATAATTGATATTATGttgtcaaaaatatttttctagaagtGGTGATCTATCCTCTTCTATAATTCATCATTCGGCGCAAAAGCAAAGTAATGTCAAATTCATAAGCCAACTCTCATTTTCTAATTATTCTCTGATTATTCTCTGTATAGGCACCACTGTAAGTTCATCCACAAGTGATATTTGCCTGTCTTAATCCTTTCAGCATTCAAACTTCTCATCTGGATGTTAAGGTACATCATTCAGTAAACAAACGTTTGTTTGACTGACCTATTACAAGCAAGACAGGAGCGTCAGTCGGTATCCCAGTAAGAAGAGGTTCATTTGCCAAAGGTGTTGTGTATGTTCTAGTAGCGGCTGCAACTACGCGTTGTGAAAATACATGATTGGAGAAAATACCAAAACTTACTTTTGGGAGGCGGGGGCGATTTTCGGACGACTCGAGAATCGGCTCTGCTAGACGAAGGTATTTGTGAGATGACCACTTCATTATTATAAGGGGCAAAGGGTGCTTCTAGAGCAATAGTTTCATTTTCCAAAGGAATATGCGATGGTTTAGAAACAGAGGAATCGTTTTTTGGAGAGTCAGAAGATATGTCTTCGGAAACCACTCCATCCACTTTAGTCTTCTGCAGTTCTTGGACGGCATCTCGAGCAACATCCGCCCCACCACGCGCAGATGGGAAGTCATCTGTAAAGAAGTCGTACTCCTTCCTAACCGTAACTATTGTTTTGCTCTCATCAAAACAAGCAAACTGATTGGTTAAGGTAAGCATTTTATATCTTATCCCATGGTTcagattaaaataaataagaaacagTGATGATAGTCATACATTCAAGCCTTCTGAGACGATCAACGAGAGTGAATCCCAAATGTGAACTCTTTTGGTCCCAaatttggactcttttggttttgattttggttttggatgtagcatcttagggaatgatgacttgttctggataaGTCATTTGAGGAgatatattacaaatgatctgactttcgaGACTCtaacgaaggcgacgacgccgatacgttagccgttgtaaagtttgttaacaagtGAGGAAGTGAGTGAAATCATGCGGGATTTGTTGCAACAACTGGGGATATGACATCGTCGATGAGCAAAACGCACAATTGCACCGaaccttttgaagaaaaacaagacaaTGTTGGAAAATGAAGCACATTGCGCACGAACCAGGACTACAAATACCAGCATCGCCGTTGTTCGAAACTTTGTTAAATGTACGACAATATCCGAAAATGATATGATGACAATGTTTAGATAAAAAGGCATTTATGTGCTAGAGGTTGGGGGACCAACTACCCTTTTAcgacaccagaaaaaaaaactctctaaACGTTTCCTAGCcaggaatatttcaaaatacacaaaatcaaaaaattatcCTTTCCATCCTCAAAGCCAAGTTGATGCTGGAAAAAACCTGATCTTCTTGTTCTGTCCCACGATATACAAGAGTACTGAAAAGGGAAGAGACATTCTGTACTTACTATGATGACCATGCCAAAAGCTCACGATTCCGAATACGCTGCCTTATATGTTATACGCAGGTTCCAAAGTGTTCCTTGTATTTGTCGACATTAAAAAGGGACTCTAGTTTGCATGGAATTGAAATGTTCACGGACGCTTTGGATAACTAAGTAGTCTTTGATGGACacgtaaaattcttttttagttatttaacAACTTCGCGACCATAATTCGTCTGTCAcacaacaacatcatcgtcagtGTGAAAAGTGAAGACCGACAGGGTAATATTATATCCTCTTGAATGATAGGCGCAGCTGTAGAGAACGCATGGCGAGAGCTGGAATGGGATAATATGAAAGTGTTTGTAACCAGGAGCATCTACTctatcttcgtttcgctgatgacaaaATTCATAACACAAAGCATCGGTAAGGTGAGACTATGCTTATTTCCAGAAGAAGTTTAGATGGACTAGGAGCGAAAAATTCTTGCCAATGTGTTTCCTACGACTGTGCAGTGTTTTGAGATGTCCACATTTGCTCCTATTTGAGAAGAGTCATCTGCAACGTGATAGCATGTccgaattcaaaaaagacgACCGctatgaagaatttttcacaCTCCTTTAAATGAATAGGAATGAGGAATATTGGTTGTGGTCGTCTTAAGGCTAAAATAGAAGACGTGTAGATCATCATTCGACAAGAACTATTATGAGAGTCTATAATTAAAGAGAGCAGTTGCGTACTGCAATGAATTGAGTTTGCTAGCGGAGTAAATCAGTGAAACTTAGTGTTTCTCAAAAGTTAGTTCCAGTGGACACTACTACTCCCTGCTCCTACTTCCTACTTCTTAGAGAAACAAATCAAGTTTAGTGCTGAGAAGTAGAGTCCGAGCTGTTCGAAACCACAATTTCAAAATGATTCCGACCGATTAATATTCCGAAACCGCTTCAGTGCAAAGCTAGCCTTTCACCATCCCGGcagtcgataaatttgtacgaGATTTgactgagaggataaaaacaccgtcTTGGATAAGAACAAAACATTGGTTGGACTCCACAATTCATTGCTTATCGTGCACACGCGGTCGTAAACTTCGAGTGATTGTGAACCCAAACGCGAAGGCGCATCCTCATCAGGATCATGATGATGATCAATGCTGAGCACTTTATCCACTAACTTCATATGACTGAAATATGCAGAACATATCTACTGGGAATTCAACACGACAAGAAGCGCAAAAGATCTGTgacaaaaattataattttcgaTGTAGCGTAGAAACAGACAACTTCCTCAACTTCTAGCATTACAACAAATTAATTATAGACACTGAAAAAACAGTTCACAGATCACTAGTTTCTGAATAGGAGCAAAGTCCTAAGAGGCTATAaagtaactttatcctttttacaatatatatatacatatatatatgtatatatatatatattattgtaaaaggataaagtcattggCGTATCAACTCATTTGGGCCATTTGGCACGCGCCAACGccttttactgcaattcgtccAGGTACTGGAACATgggttggcctatacaatgacctgggtgggtcagccgatgatcacgtcaatgtttttattctcccagacgagtctgctaccaatttatcggccccgCAGGCATGAAGCTGAAACTTGGTTGGGAATAGAgcaatttcgaaccatcgaccgtgtgactACAACGGAACTctgaccgactgcgccacacacacatcccacatattatattatactatactatattatattatattatattatattatattatattatattatattatattgtggGCAGATGTAGTGTggcggttagaagttccgcttcctgcacgatcgatcggaggttcgaatccgccttagtgctcaccaagcctttcaatcctccggggtcgataaattggaaccagacttgtctgggaagataaaaacattgacttgagacatcggctagccaccgcaaggccagttacacgttcgtaaacctcaaacgattctgaattgaagtgaacgtgagggcgcatcccaagcgcattgattaatgccagaaactttatcctttttccttcatattatattatattatattacattatattatattatattatattatattatattatattatattatattatattatattatattatattatattatattatattatatttatgttatataatataatataacataatatatgataacataatattatattatatcgtattgtataatataatataatataatataatgtaatataatataatataacactATATTAtgttgtattatattatattatattatattatattatattatattatattatattatattatattatattatattatattatattatattatatcatactATATCACattgtataatataatataatataatattatattatattatattatattacattatattatattacattatattatattatattatattacattatatatgtatatattatgtaatacattatattattataacacattatatattatgtaatattatattatatattatattatatatacttacttagatacttagatggcccgtcttcactggacgtgcgggccccagcatctcttccactcgtttcgttccctcgcccttgtcatccaagatgttctcaagcttcgtgagtgacgtgacgaggtccttgagccgtatccagctgagctctcagctggtccatccgtgtagcgaacacgtcaccccttCTCCTTGGCGGTGTCCTTCGAGGGCTTtaagcatctcttgggatccactctagcgttcttttagtccatctaccGTCGATTCTTTTCATGATATGACCGGCCcgtctatgttttgctttcgatatatattccgctggatcGCGAAGACGAGACATTCCTGTTAAGTCGGAACTGCGAAGACcagctaggtgttgtgtgcgccagttaaacttcagaagacatctctcaagagcTCTGTGGGTAGCAAGTAGCTTcgtagacgtggcagcggtgtctgcccacgtctccgctgcgtaacagagcgctggaagaactgtcaagtcgaacagatgggcaagATCTTTGTCCGttagttggtccgtagcttccctgacggctgcgaatgctgcccatgctgctctcattcttctattcagttcttccttcaagtcgctttccatgttcatagaacgtccgaggtagaAGTATGACGAACTTTCCACGATTTgagagccttcaagttgtactcctccgtcctcgcagtaggcgttcttcataaactgtgtcttccttctgtttattcgcagtcctactCTCTTTCTTgctacttctcgaaaagagaacgatgtcgaaGGTTCGacagaaatcttccatcaacacgtatgcctcTTTCTTCCCAGTAAAGTGAttccattatccattgcaatgcagccgtgaacagcttcggcgatatagtatcgccttgtcgtacctccTTTCCAAAGGGTATTGTGAGGAAGCGGCGAAAAAGCTGTGTCTTCGtagtgcatcgatcgtagcaattggctaatgtcctcacatacgaaacgtccacaccttgatcgaccagcgctgatagtattgcatttgtttctacgctgtcaagtgctttctcatagtcgacgaaggttagaacaagggttcggcggtattcccggcaaacttctatgaccctcgacatgGTCTGGATGGTGTACAAGCAGCTGAAgcacggaatccagcttgttcttgaggctgggcttcatccagcgttcTGGAAATGcacgtgaggatgatcttggtgagtactttgtataacacgctcagcaagcatatcagacggtagttccgaaggtcctctcggtcacctttcttatggaaaagaacggttcgcgaggtcttgcACTgttctgggatcctttctttctgacggtaggatgtcatgtgcgctgctaacaTAACATGTGGACTTGAAGATTAAGTGGATGGCCagcagcccgaagaaagtctacTGGtgtaaaatcaggtccgggggctgtgccaggtttcctgctcttgatagcgactagtacttccgaagggagaatccgtggtggagcgtcaccagtggggatgatcgagcttgacacaggagttattgaacggaaaaggttcgagtagaacctttccgtaatgatttctatctcacgacgagaagacgtgcgagtcccgtcttcgctcagcaaggttgctagcggaatattatattcgcgaagatccctgcggcactcctttagactcgttcttctttgtgctgtttCCAGAGTCTTCTTCTGCCTGCACGTCAAAAGATcttcctgcaacgcttttctgcagctactgtttgctactaaccgctcaatatGCGATACAATcagatcaagcctcaaagcccttcttttttccaacaccttggtggtcttcgaaattcaattcaagtttaccgtgcgcggcttcgagacacgctcagcacaggctcgtaatcctttgagcagcatctcgtagtccacgtttgggtcctcctcgatgtgtcagtcaccttgggacaaggagtcctcgagtacgcaatcgtcgtagacgacttcttttctccttcactgctgatagcagatgttcttttctatcgtgtggctaagccgtattttcgcacgaaagagacggtgatcagaaccactacaaaaacatggtactactgagacatcaagtagacaccacctccagttggtgagtatgtgatCGATCTctgcacgagtcgcgccattgggctatttccatgtccaccgacgatgatctttcttcatgaaaagagagttcccatgaaagggACGAGCGGAGAACAACATCCCGGCGAGACGACTGCCATTttcgttccggtcccctagtccaaatcttatgattctgtattcctcttctgtggcctttcctagttttgcgttgatatctccgacaacgaatttgtaggacttctcgttgcggatcacttcctccaaCTTCCCGTGAAACATGTTCATTTCGGATtaatcagctgctgatgttggtgattAGCAGTTGATGACGCTGATGGGTCATTGGCGCAAACGACAGATCGGTGCACAACAATACTGCGCCTACATTTCGTGACGGAACGTGCCGCGAATGACGAGCGTATCGTCATCCAGCTATTgcacgtcgctccttctgctctTGGCCTGAgacggtaaaccgttgtggactaggtattatatattatatcatatattatatatccTTCACAACGGTTCACCGcttcatagtggcgtggaggtgactatgggcgtcgaactgcgatgcacagtggaggttcgtcctccggcagggtctcccaagctgagaaggagtttgaCACagccgacattccgacttctcagAATCGGAAGAATAGCTTAGAGTAAagcactgctaagattcaccac is a window encoding:
- a CDS encoding hypothetical protein (NECATOR_CHRX.G23318.T1): MKNAYCEDGGVQLEGSQIVESSSYFYLGRSMNMESDLKEELNRRMRAAWAAFAAVREATDQLTDKDLAHLFDLTVLPALCYAAETWADTAATSTKLLATHRALERCLLKFNWRTQHLAGLRSSDLTGMSRLRDPAEYISKAKHRRAGHIMKRIDDDFPSARGGADVARDAVQELQKTKVDGVVSEDISSDSPKNDSSVSKPSHIPLENETIALEAPFAPYNNEVVISQIPSSSRADSRVVRKSPPPPKTATRTYTTPLANEPLLTGIPTDAPVLLVIGAPGAQKANIARYLAQKYEGFLFLSMGVLLRAKVSAESRDELWQRVERKMDQGEPVPMKLCRELLYHQLHRYGKTSWGFVIEGYPRTEAQLVDIQSVLKRIDIAILIDCTEQFCIDTLSRRFRDGSEVRPDDSPNVVKRRLALFKQNTLPMLKLLDESGLLRVGRAICYLIPTANEYYESTKES
- a CDS encoding hypothetical protein (NECATOR_CHRX.G23319.T1); this encodes MSRVIEVCREYRRTLVLTFVDYEKALDSVETNAILSALVDQGVDVSYVRTLANCYDRCTTKTQLFRRFLTIPFGKEVRQGDTISPKLFTAALQWIMESLYWEERGIRVDGRFLSNLRHRSLFEK
- a CDS encoding hypothetical protein (NECATOR_CHRX.G23318.T3), yielding MKNAYCEDGGVQLEGSQIVESSSYFYLGRSMNMESDLKEELNRRMRAAWAAFAAVREATDQLTDKDLAHLFDLTVLPALCYAAETWADTAATSTKLLATHRALERCLLKFNWRTQHLAGLRSSDLTGMSRLRDPAEYISKAKHRRAGHIMKRIDGRWTKRTLEWIPRDA